Proteins encoded by one window of Paenibacillus urinalis:
- the hisB gene encoding imidazoleglycerol-phosphate dehydratase HisB, protein MGNQDNSFIEEGRGASVSRKTNETDIQLAFGVDGTGRSEIETDVPFLNHMLDLFTKHGQFDLQVVAKGDIEIDDHHTVEDIGICLGQTLHTALGDKKGIKRYASVFVPMDEALAQVVIDISNRPHFEYRAQYPSQQVGSFSTELVQEFLWKFALEARITLHVIVHYGQNTHHMIEAVFKALGRALDEATAVDPRVTGVPSTKGVL, encoded by the coding sequence ATGGGAAATCAGGACAACAGCTTTATTGAAGAAGGACGCGGAGCGAGCGTCAGCCGAAAAACGAATGAGACCGACATTCAGCTTGCCTTCGGTGTGGATGGGACGGGTCGTTCCGAGATAGAGACGGATGTACCCTTTCTGAACCATATGCTTGACTTGTTTACCAAGCACGGTCAATTTGATCTCCAAGTCGTCGCCAAAGGCGATATCGAAATTGACGATCATCACACTGTGGAGGATATCGGCATCTGTCTTGGCCAAACGCTGCATACTGCATTAGGTGATAAAAAAGGGATCAAGCGCTATGCAAGTGTATTTGTACCGATGGATGAGGCGCTGGCACAGGTCGTGATCGATATCAGCAATCGTCCGCACTTCGAATATCGGGCGCAGTATCCTTCCCAGCAGGTAGGAAGCTTCTCTACAGAGCTGGTTCAGGAATTCTTATGGAAGTTTGCGCTTGAAGCACGCATTACGCTTCATGTTATCGTTCATTACGGTCAGAACACCCATCATATGATTGAGGCTGTATTTAAGGCGCTTGGCAGAGCACTGGACGAAGCGACAGCAGTCGATCCGCGTGTTACCGGTGTCCCATCGACGAAGGGAGTGCTGTAG